The Solidesulfovibrio fructosivorans JJ] sequence ACAAGAAGGGAAAAGAGCAGCACTGTCCGTCGCCATTGCGGCATTTCGCAGGAATATCTCAAGGAGATGGTATGGAAGAGTATCTGAAAAGCGCTCTGGAGATCGTCAAGGCGCAGGCGTCCGTGCGCAACATGACCGACGAGGAGATCACCTCCATGGTTCGTCGGCTGGCCATCGGCATTCGTGACATCAGCGGCGAGGCTCCGGCCGAGGAAGCGCAGCAGGCCGTCGGCATGGATCCGAAGAAGGCGATCAAGGAAAAATCCGTCACCTGCCTGGAATGCGGCAAGTCGTTCAAGGTGATTACCAAAAAGCACCTCGCTTCCCATGGGCTGACTCCGGAAGAATACAAGGCCAAGCACGGCTATAAGAAGTCCATGCCGCTTGTTTGCAAGTCACTGCAACGGGATCGGCGCAAAAAGATGAAGGATATGCGGTTGTGGGAGAAGAAGGGAAAAGTTGTGGCCTAACGCGGGACTTTCTGCTAACCGAAAATCCGAATATAGGACTGGCCGCGCCGGACCATTCCCCCGCCGTCGTTTCCGGGGCGAAGGGTTTGGGGCGCAGCGGCAATCATACGAGAAGGAGATCGCACGCACATGGCTAAAACTGACATCATCGCCAAAATCCAGGCCAATGCCGGCATCGCCACCAAGGCCGAGGCGGGGAAGGTTCTTGACGCCGTCCTGGCGGCCATCCAGGATTCCCTGGTTGCGGGCGAGGCGCTGACCCTGACGGGCTTCGGCACCTTCAAGGTGTCCGAGCGGGCGGCGCGTACCGGCCGCGATCCCCGCACCGGAAACGCCATCGACATTCCGGCTTCCAAGGCTGTCCGGTTCACCCCGGGCAAGACCCTCAAGGACGCCGTGAAGTAGTTTTCTTTTGCCCTTTGGGCAGCAAAGGCCGCGGGAAACCGCGGCCTTTTTTTATGGGGTCCCTTACAGCGGCGCCCAGCCGAGCAGCGAAAATCCCGTTTCCGGGTCCTTGGACCGGGCCAGGTCCGTGCCGAGTATCTCGATCACCACCACCTCGAAAATCTTCCACACGTCGAGCCCCGGCCGCACGCAGCCGGCCCGCGTCTCCTCGCCGCGCCCGAGCACGCCGTGCATGTGCAGCATCGGCTTGCCGCCGATGGCGGAGGGAAAAAGCGTGCCCACGGCAGCGGCCTCGTGCACGCGGGAGATGGCCGCGAACATGGCCGTCGGCGGCATGACCGTGCCGTCCTTGGGACCGACCACCAGCTTTCCCTTTCCCAGCCCGCCAAGGGCCAGCACCACGGCCGAGGTCACTTCCCGCTCGGCGGCGAACGCCTCGATGGCGTCCGGAATACGGTCGCCGTCGCCGAGGCGCAGCACGAACACGCGGCCGATGCGGCCTTCGGATACGATCATGCCATTCTCTCCGGTTGTTCCTGGTTTCGAAAGCGTCGTACACGGCGGATACGCCGGGCCGCGCCACGGATGTGGCCGGGGGCCTGTCCTTCTCGCCGCCGCGTTTTCCGGTCGGGCGACGCGGCGCGTTCACCGCGACCTTCCCGACATGCGGCATTTGCATGTGCGGACCAAAAGGGGCTGGGAATTGTCCCGGCGGGGGCGGTCAAGGCGTCGCGCTCGCGACGCTTCTTTTCGACGGCCCCCACCCAGCGGACATCCGCGCGCATCGCCGGGGATGGCGCGCAATTCTGCGGAAAGGGCCGCGCCAACCGGCGCGGCATGGACCGGCTCGTGTCGTTTCCTCGAGGCGGAGTTACCC is a genomic window containing:
- a CDS encoding MucR family transcriptional regulator, with the translated sequence MEEYLKSALEIVKAQASVRNMTDEEITSMVRRLAIGIRDISGEAPAEEAQQAVGMDPKKAIKEKSVTCLECGKSFKVITKKHLASHGLTPEEYKAKHGYKKSMPLVCKSLQRDRRKKMKDMRLWEKKGKVVA
- a CDS encoding HU family DNA-binding protein, producing MAKTDIIAKIQANAGIATKAEAGKVLDAVLAAIQDSLVAGEALTLTGFGTFKVSERAARTGRDPRTGNAIDIPASKAVRFTPGKTLKDAVK
- a CDS encoding PPC domain-containing DNA-binding protein, which translates into the protein MIVSEGRIGRVFVLRLGDGDRIPDAIEAFAAEREVTSAVVLALGGLGKGKLVVGPKDGTVMPPTAMFAAISRVHEAAAVGTLFPSAIGGKPMLHMHGVLGRGEETRAGCVRPGLDVWKIFEVVVIEILGTDLARSKDPETGFSLLGWAPL